In one Brassica oleracea var. oleracea cultivar TO1000 chromosome C9, BOL, whole genome shotgun sequence genomic region, the following are encoded:
- the LOC106317083 gene encoding CASP-like protein 4A4: MKDHVVVSITYGPSSEGSVTASPISHQAPSVPTPSSLAYSVTPPASRFSSRRASAHVSGLVLRFITLVLCFVAALSLAVNVHRPSQRHRSQSSSSFASYPELLYCFGVAVTGLVYTSLQTFKGVCDITHRGILISEPLSDYISFILDQVICYLLVSSSSLAIAWIQHANSDSVKTLRNNSIVSASMAFSAFLVLALSSLLSGYKLCKRFMW; the protein is encoded by the exons ATGAAAGATCACGTAGTGGTGTCGATCACCTACGGACCATCGTCGGAGGGTTCAGTGACGGCGTCGCCAATCTCTCATCAGGCCCCGTCAGTTCCGACGCCGTCTTCATTGGCATACTCCGTAACGCCGCCAGCATCGAGGTTTAGCTCACGGCGAGCGTCGGCTCATGTTTCCGGTTTGGTTCTCCGGTTTATAACTTTAGTTCTATGTTTTGTCGCTGCTCTTTCACTGGCAGTGAATGTTCATCGGCCTTCACAGAGACATCGGTCTCAGAGCTCCTCGAGTTTCGCTTCATATCCTGAACTATT GTATTGCTTTGGCGTAGCAGTGACAGGACTCGTGTATACATCTCTACAAACATTCAAAGGAGTTTGTGATATTACTCACAGAGGAATTCTAATCTCTGAGCCTCTCTCGGATTACATCAGTTTCATTCTTGATCAG GTTATATGTTATCTACTAGTATCATCTTCTTCCTTGGCAATTGCGTGGATCCAACATGCAAACAGCGATTCGGTCAAAACACTTAGAAATAATTCCATTGTTTCAGCTTCAATGGCCTTCTCTGCTTTTTTGGTTTTGGCACTCTCGAGCCTCTTGTCTGGGTATAAGCTTTGCAAGAGATTTATGTGGTAA